A DNA window from Hordeum vulgare subsp. vulgare chromosome 1H, MorexV3_pseudomolecules_assembly, whole genome shotgun sequence contains the following coding sequences:
- the LOC123436088 gene encoding RING-H2 finger protein ATL80-like, giving the protein MHTLAMAARRLLLSALDVRASHSPRPPPPPPSPAQQGASFPMLLPVFLLFLLLLCFLSVFLLRDLLRFFSLWLRRRRRRRLQSSDETGEEDGPGPASRKPAGLDPAVIASFPTVRFEAGAAGSAAPAECAVCLSEFAPGDAVRPLTVCRHAFHAACIDSWLGAHTTCPVCRTDLDAPPDEGITDERGDRGRAAAVVHEAAGHLTASSPASDHR; this is encoded by the coding sequence ATGCATACGCTGGCCATGGccgcgcgccgcctcctcctcagcgCCCTCGACGTCCGCGCCTCTCACTCGCCgaggcctccgccgccgccgccttccccggCCCAGCAGGGCGCGTCCTTCCCCATGCTGCTCCCGGTCTTCCTcctattcctcctcctcctctgcttcCTATCCGTCTTCCTGCTCCGCGACCTCCTCCGCTTCTTCTCCCtctggctccgccgccgccgccgccgccgcctccagtcCAGCGACGAAACGGGCGAAGAGGACGGGCCCGGGCCCGCGTCGCGCAAGCCGGCGGGCCTGGATCCCGCCGTCATTGCCTCGTTCCCGACGGTGCGGTTCGAGGCCGGCGCCGCCGGCTCTGCGGCGCCGGCGGAGTGCGCGGTCTGCCTGTCCGAGTTCGCGCCCGGCGACGCCGTCCGGCCGCTCACCGTCTGCCGCCACGCCTTCCACGCCGCGTGCATCGACTCGTGGCTCGGCGCGCACACCACGTGCCCGGTCTGCCGCACCGACCTGGACGCGCCGCCAGACGAGGGGATCACCGACGAACGCGGAGACCGTGGCCGGGCTGCAGCGGTGGTCCACGAGGCCGCTGGACACCTTACAGCGTCATCTCCGGCGAGCGACCACCGGTAA